The DNA segment GATATCGGCACTGCGCTTGCCGACCGAGGATTCCGAGTAATAGCGTTCAAAGGTGGGGGCCGGGCCGAGATCCAGCGTTTCGACTTTGATCCAGGGATATTTCTTTTGGAATGCCGCGACTGCAGGCGCGAAATTCTCAGCCGAAATGTTTCCGTAAATAAGTAGCCCTTTTTCTTGCTTCGATTTGCTCACCGCATCGGCGCTTGCGGCAATGGCGGCATGACTGACGACGGCGGTTACGGCGAGCGCCATGACTTGAATCGCGCGGGAAATTCGGTGTTTCATCGTGTTCTCCAAAACTGTCCATAGAAAATGCAAGCATCGTGGCCCGCATTTCGTACAAGCAATCCTCAGACCACGTTTTGATAGTAGCCAATTATGGATACCATTGTCAAGCGCAAATTATTTTTTATTCAGTACAGGCATCCGCCTAGCAAATACATATAACTCATTGAATATAAATGAAATTAAATTTATTCTCAGGCGAAGAACGAAAGGGATGAAAATAATTTTGGCGAATTATCGCGAAATATTCCCTTTGCAGATGGTAAATTTTGGAGGTAAAATTGGCGACTATTAATGATAATGAATGGTTAAACCCTCATGACTTTATCGAAATCGCCATTGTCTGTTTTTCATTTCGGCAAGACAGCCAGCTTTGCATGCCAGTTCGACCAGCGCTTTTCCTATTGCCTGTACGTGCCCCGCAACTTCAATGTTGCACTGCCGATGCGCCCCCGCGTCCTGGTCGCCGTGCACGACACGGCGCGCCACAATCAAAGCCTGCGGGACCAGTTTGCCGATTTCGCCGAGGCAAGCGGAACGATCGTGCTTTGCCCGCTTTTCCCGGGCAACGTCGGCATAGATGATGATTTGGATGGCTATAAATATCTGCGATACGCGGATGTGCGGTACGACCAGGTACTCATCGCCATGGTGGAGGAAGTCGCCGGGCGCTACGGCTTCGAGGCGCCGAATTTCATGCTGTTCGGCTTTTCAGGCGGGGGGCATTTCGCGCACCGCTTCGCTTATCTGCACCCCGAACTGGTTACCGCCACGGTAGTTGCTTCGCCCGGCTCGGTGACGCTTCCCGTCAAGCAGTACCAGTGGTGGGCCGGCGTGGGCGATTTCAGCCAGCGCTTCGGCAAGGCATTCGATCTGGAGCGCCTGCGGCACGTGCGCATGCATCTGGTGGTCGGCGCGAACGACACCAATCCGGCGGGCATCGTGCAATCGCCGGCAAGCAAAAACTGGGTGCCCGGCGCCGATGCCACAGGAACGAACCGGGTCGAGCGCCTGCAGACTCTCTACCGTCACTTGCTGGAGGAACGCGTGCCGGTGAGCCTGGAAGTCGTCGACGGCGTGGGCCACGAAGTGGGGCCGATCGTCACCGCCGCCATTCTCTTCTTCTGCGACTATTTCATCGAAGCCGTCCGGCTGGCGGACGGCGCGGCGACGGCCTGAGGCGAGAGCCTGCCGCGAACCTGCCCTGGGCTTCAGGCGCCAAGCAAGGCGCTTGCCGCGCCGGCGCGCAGCAAGCCGACATCGCTGCCCACGGTCACGAAGCGAAAGCCTCGCGCAAAGCAATCCGACGCCCTTTCGCCAGGCACCATCGCGCCGCCGAGCAGCTTGCCTGACGCCAGCGCGCCCTGCTCGGCCTTCTTCATCAGCGCCGCCACTTCCTCATCCCGGTACTGCCCCATCTTGCCAACGCTGCCGGTCAGATCGAGCGGCCCGATGAACAACATGTGCAAACCCTCGACCGCGGCGATTTCCGCGATGGCGTCGGCGCCTTTTTTACTTTCTATCATCGCCACCAGCAACAACTGCTGATCGATGTTGCGATAATATTCATCGCCGGCGCTACCCCAGGCCGCCGCGCGCGACACCGTGAAGTGCGCGCCGCGGATTCCCGCGGGCGGATACTGGCACGCAGCGACGAAGCGGCGCGCGTCCTCTGCGCTTTCCACGTTCGGCAAGAGCAAGCCTTCGACGCCGGCATCCAGCAGCCGCTTGATTTCCGCAACATTGTTTTCGCCCAGGCGGGCCAAAATCGTCGCATCGCCGGCGGCGCGAATCGCCCTCATTTGGTGAATCGCCGTTTCCAGCCCGCCCGGTGAATGCTCATGATCGATCACCAGCGCATCGAACCCGGCCAGGCCCATCACCTCGGTCGCATCCGGACTGCCCAGAAACAGCCACGCGCCACGGCACGCCTGGCCGTTTTTTAATTTTTGCAAAAGCGAATTGGAACGAAAAATCATATGGACTCCGCAGGTGAAATCGGCTTGGCGTATTTGCGCCAGCGATTCAAGTGGTTATAGACGACGGCCGCCAGCCCTTCGGCATCGCGACGCCTGAGCATGTCGAGCATTTCGACATGGTCGGCATTGCTGACCTGGACGGATTTGACCGTGTCCCAGACGCCTTTCCGGCCCGGAATGCCGCGCTCGCGCAAGTTCTTGATCTGGGCAGCCAGCATGGGATTGCCGGCCATGGAATACAGGCAGGCGTGCAATTCGAAGTTAATTTCGCGCATCTTGAGCTGCCCTTCGTTTTCGGCGGCGAACTGGAAGGCGCGCACCAGGCGCTCGAATTCCGCGATTTGATCATCGGTGGCGCGCTGCACGATCAGGCGGCAAGCCGCCGTTTCGATCAAGGTGCGCACTTCATAGAGCTGCTCCCGATCCTGGTCGGTGTAGTTGC comes from the Janthinobacterium sp. 17J80-10 genome and includes:
- a CDS encoding alpha/beta hydrolase, whose amino-acid sequence is MTLSKSPLSVFHFGKTASFACQFDQRFSYCLYVPRNFNVALPMRPRVLVAVHDTARHNQSLRDQFADFAEASGTIVLCPLFPGNVGIDDDLDGYKYLRYADVRYDQVLIAMVEEVAGRYGFEAPNFMLFGFSGGGHFAHRFAYLHPELVTATVVASPGSVTLPVKQYQWWAGVGDFSQRFGKAFDLERLRHVRMHLVVGANDTNPAGIVQSPASKNWVPGADATGTNRVERLQTLYRHLLEERVPVSLEVVDGVGHEVGPIVTAAILFFCDYFIEAVRLADGAATA
- a CDS encoding aldolase/citrate lyase family protein is translated as MIFRSNSLLQKLKNGQACRGAWLFLGSPDATEVMGLAGFDALVIDHEHSPGGLETAIHQMRAIRAAGDATILARLGENNVAEIKRLLDAGVEGLLLPNVESAEDARRFVAACQYPPAGIRGAHFTVSRAAAWGSAGDEYYRNIDQQLLLVAMIESKKGADAIAEIAAVEGLHMLFIGPLDLTGSVGKMGQYRDEEVAALMKKAEQGALASGKLLGGAMVPGERASDCFARGFRFVTVGSDVGLLRAGAASALLGA
- a CDS encoding GntR family transcriptional regulator, which encodes MMKNTVHGDKEQNFSEALMADLLAGKYSPGEWLKQAELEGNYGANRFEVRIALAELNIRGLIEHLPNRGYRVCNYTDQDREQLYEVRTLIETAACRLIVQRATDDQIAEFERLVRAFQFAAENEGQLKMREINFELHACLYSMAGNPMLAAQIKNLRERGIPGRKGVWDTVKSVQVSNADHVEMLDMLRRRDAEGLAAVVYNHLNRWRKYAKPISPAESI